In Cystobacter fuscus DSM 2262, the genomic stretch GTGGACCTGTACTGGCTGCACGCGTGGGACACCGTCACGCCGGTGGAGGAGGTGCTCCAGTCGCTCGGCGAGCTCGTGCGCGCCGGGAAGCTCCGCTACTTCGGCTTCTCCAACGTGCCCGCCTGGTACGCCGCGAAGGCCGCCACGCTGGCGCGGGCGCACGCCCTGCCGGGGCCCATCGCCCTGCAGTTGGAGTATTCGCTCACCGAGCGCTCCATCGAGCGGGAGCATGTGCCCGCCGCGCGTGAATGCGGTCTGGGCATCACCCCGTGGAGTCCCCTGGCCGCGGGCTTCCTCGCGGGCAAATACCAGCGCGAGCCCCAGGGCGCCTCGGGCGAGGGGCGGCTCACCGGGCCCAGTCCCTTCGGGAACTCGAAGTTCACCGAGCACAACTGGCGGGTGCTCGACGTGCTGCGCGGCGTGGCCGGCGAGGTCGGACGCCCCATGGCCCAGGTCGCGCTCGCCTGGGCGTTGGCGAAACCGGGGGTGTCCTCGCTCATCCTCGGCGCGAGCCGGCGCGAGCAATTGCAGGACAACCTCGCCTCATTGAGTCTGCGCCTGTCGCAGGAGCACCTGCGCGCCCTGGATGAGGTGAGCGCGCTCGCACCCGCCGCTCCCTATCCCATCTTCGAGGCCGCCGTGAATCGGAGCATCTTCGGCGGGATGACCGTCCAG encodes the following:
- a CDS encoding aldo/keto reductase, whose product is MNPTAFRPLGHSGLIVGPLCLGTMTFGTPRWGSSDDISRAIFDDYVEAGGNFIDTADVYAGGRSEELVGAYIAERSLRDRLVLSTKFTFNSSAGNPNAGGNGRKNIQRALEGSLRRLRVDSVDLYWLHAWDTVTPVEEVLQSLGELVRAGKLRYFGFSNVPAWYAAKAATLARAHALPGPIALQLEYSLTERSIEREHVPAARECGLGITPWSPLAAGFLAGKYQREPQGASGEGRLTGPSPFGNSKFTEHNWRVLDVLRGVAGEVGRPMAQVALAWALAKPGVSSLILGASRREQLQDNLASLSLRLSQEHLRALDEVSALAPAAPYPIFEAAVNRSIFGGMTVQGGV